A genomic segment from Phragmites australis chromosome 6, lpPhrAust1.1, whole genome shotgun sequence encodes:
- the LOC133922515 gene encoding probable glycosyltransferase At5g03795, translating into MAGRLHGAAASSPLPRVLLLLAALALFSLSFLSLRSLRPAAALGKSRSLPPLSSSVYHSSEAFAAGYAEMERSFKVHVYPDGDPKTFYQTPRKLTGKYASEGYFFQNIRESRFRTEDPERADLFFVPVSPHKMRGKGTSYENMTVIVKDYVEGLINKYPYWNRTLGADHFFVTCHDVGVRAFEGHPFMVKNSIRVVCSPSYNVDFIPHKDVALPQVLQPFALPEGGNDVENRTILGFWAGHRNSKIRVILARVWENDTELAISNNRISRAIGELVYQKQFYRTKFCICPGGSQVNSARITDSIHYGCVPVILSDYYDLPFNDILDWRKFAVVLKERDVYQLKSILKSISQEEFVSLHKNLVQVQKHFVWHSPPVPYDAFHMVMYELWLRHHVIKY; encoded by the exons ATGGCCGGCCGCCTCCACGGCGCCGCCGCTTCCTCGCCCCTCCCCcgcgtgctcctcctcctcgcggcCCTCGcgctcttctccctctccttcctctccctccgcTCCCTCCgtcccgccgccgccctcggCAAATCCCGCTCCCTCCCGCCGCTCTCCTCGTCGGTGTACCACTCCTCCGAGGCGTTCGCAGCGGGGTACGCGGAGATGGAGCGGAGCTTCAAGGTGCACGTCTACCCGGACGGCGACCCCAAGACGTTCTACCAGACGCCGCGCAAGCTCACGGGCAAGTACGCCAGCGAGGGCTACTTCTTCCAGAACATTCGCGAGAGCCGGTTCCGCACCGAGGATCCCGAACGAGCGGACCTCTTCTTCGTCCCCGTCTCGCCTCACAAGATGCGCGGCAAG GGTACTTCGTATGAGAATATGACTGTGATAGTTAAGGACTACGTAGAAGGCTTGATAAACAAGTATCCTTACTGGAACAGGACGCTAGGCGCAGACCACTTCTTTGTCACCTGCCATGATGTGGGTGTGAGAGCATTTGAAGGACATCCATTCATGGTGAAAAACTCTATTAGAGTTGTCTGTTCGCCAAGCTATAATGTTGACTTCATACCACATAAGGATGTTGCTCTTCCTCAAGTGTTACAGCCGTTTGCTCTACCCGAAGGAGGAAATGATGTTGAGAACAG GACAATTCTTGGATTTTGGGCTGGCCATCGCAACTCCAAAATAAGAGTTATTTTGGCACGAGTATGGGAGAATGACACAGAGCTTGCTATCAGCAACAACAGGATAAGTAGAGCTATTGGAGAGCTAGTTTATCAGAAGCAGTTTTACCGTACTAAGTTCTGTATCTGTCCTGGTGGCTCTCAAGTTAATAGTGCCCGTATTACCGACTCAATACACTATGGTTGTGTGCCTG TTATTTTGTCAGACTATTACGACTTGCCTTTCAATGATATTCTTGACTGGAGAAAGTTTGCGGTTGTACTTAAAGAGAGAGATGTATATCAACTAAAGAGTATTCTGAAATCTATATCGCAGGAAGAATTTGTTTCATTACACAAAAATCTAGTTCAG GTTCAGAAACACTTTGTGTGGCATTCACCCCCTGTTCCCTATGATGCATTCCACATGGTTATGTATGAACTGTGGCTGCGGCATCATGTGATCAAGTACTAA
- the LOC133922517 gene encoding cyclase-like protein 1, with amino-acid sequence MGQSQSIRCLKDSSAIKSRSVEQLSSTVLRCCSLSRLVSCELVVMSPPPMAMLLLAATIAPFALVAGGGGIAVHPAYADDGAGTCGPGAAVGAPRLEEYDGGRIVDITHAYRPELPAVGPDGLGPVVHLTMSMANGTLFNLSELRMVVHAGTHVDAPGHMIQEHFEAGLDVDKLDLTVLNGSLRKIILSVSAKISLNGSIEKLMV; translated from the coding sequence ATGGGCCAAAGCCAATCTATTCGGTGTCTGAAAGATTCGAGTGCTATCAAAAGCCGCAGTGTTGAGCAGCTGAGTTCCACTGTGCTCCGTTGCTGCTCACTTTCTCGTCTTGTGAGTTGTGAGCTTGTGGTCATGTCTCCTCCTCCGATGGCAATGCTCCTGCTCGCCGCCACAATAGCACCCTTCGCTCTTGTCGCTGGCGGAGGCGGCATCGCCGTCCACCCAGCTTACGCGGACGACGGCGCCGGCACGTGCGGTCCGGGCGCGGCGGTGGGGGCGCCTCGGCTGGAGGAGTACGACGGCGGGCGCATCGTGGACATCACACACGCGTACCGGCCGGAGCTGCCGGCGGTCGGACCGGACGGGCTGGGCCCGGTGGTGCATCTGACGATGTCCATGGCGAACGGGACGCTCTTCAACCTGTCGGAGCTCCGCATGGTGGTGCACGCCGGCACCCACGTCGACGCGCCGGGGCACATGATCCAGGAGCACTTCGAGGCCGGCCTCGACGTCGACAAGCTCGACCTCACTGTCCTCAATGGTAGCTTGCGAAAGATTATTCTGTCCGTCTCGGCCAAGATTAGTCTCAATGGTTCAATCGAAAAATTAATGGTCTAA
- the LOC133920678 gene encoding desmethyl-deoxy-podophyllotoxin synthase-like codes for MAADLPLCLQLLPLLVIPFFLFFRRAGPRDITRAARLPPGPWALPVIGHLHHLARGLPHRAMRDLARRHGPLMLLRFGEVPVVVASSPDAAREVMRTHDAAIASRPIGPMSRLWFQGAEGLIFAPYGDAWRQLRKVCTQELLSVRRVHSFRPVREDELGRLLRAVALATSAGPINLTEKISTYIADSTVRAIIGSRRLKDRDAYLRMLKDLFSIMPGMSLPDLFPSSRVAMLVSRAPARIEAYRRSMRRIMDGIIQEHQERRATGDGEEEEDLVDVLLRLQKEVDSQFPLTTENIKTVMLDIFGAGSETSSTTLNWVMAELLRNPRVMQKAQGEVRQALAGHDKVTEDRLGNLHYLRLVVKEALRLHPPATLLVPRQCQSPCQLLGFDVPAGTTVIVNAWAIGRDSAHWDEPDKFVPERFEQSTRDFKGTDFEFIPFGAGRRICPGMTFGLAHIELALAALLFHFDWILPGEIAAEELDMTEVSGLATRRRHDLLVAAVPRVPLPAK; via the exons ATGGCCGCCGACCTCCCACTCTGCCTGCAGCTGCTGCCTCTCCTCGTCattcctttcttcctcttcttcagaCGCGCGGGTCCACGTGACATCACCCGCGCCGCGCGGCTCCCGCCGGGGCCGTGGGCGCTGCCGGTCATCGGCCACCTGCACCACCTGGCCCGCGGGCTCCCGCACCGCGCCATGCGCGACCTGGCACGGCGCCACGGCCCGCTCATGCTTCTCCGGTTCGGCGAGGTCCCCGTCGTGGTCGCCTCCTCCCCGGACGCCGCGCGCGAGGTCATGAGGACCCACGACGCCGCCATCGCGTCGCGGCCCATCGGCCCCATGTCGCGGCTCTGGTTCCAGGGCGCCGAGGGCCTCATCTTCGCGCCCTACGGCGACGCATGGCGCCAGCTCCGCAAGGTCTGCACCCAGGAGCTCCTCAGCGTCCGCCGCGTCCACTCCTTCCGCCCCGTGCGCGAGGACGAGctcggccgcctcctccgcgccgTCGCATTAGCGACATCGGCGGGGCCGATCAACCTGACCGAGAAGATATCGACCTACATCGCGGACTCCACGGTGCGCGCCATCATCGGCAGCCGCAGGCTCAAGGACCGTGACGCGTACCTGCGGATGCTCAAGGACCTGTTCAGCATCATGCCCGGGATGAGCCTGCCGGACCTCTTCCCGTCGTCGCGTGTCGCCATGCTCGTAAGCCGCGCTCCTGCCCGGATCGAGGCCTACCGCCGCAGCATGCGACGGATCATGGACGGCATCATCCAGGAGCACCAGGAGAGGAGAGccaccggcgacggcgaggaagaagaggacttGGTCGACGTTCTCCTGAGACTTCAGAAGGAAGTGGACTCACAGTTCCCGCTCACAACCGAGAACATCAAAACCGTCATGCTG GACATATTTGGCGCGGGCAGCGAGACGTCGTCGACGACGCTGAACTGGGTGATGGCCGAGCTCCTGCGGAATCCGAGAGTCATGCAGAAGGCGCAAGGCGAGGTCCGGCAAGCACTCGCCGGGCACGACAAGGTGACGGAGGACAGGCTCGGCAACCTGCATTACCTGAGGCTCGTCGTCAAGGAGGCGCTTCGGCTGCACCCGCCGGCAACGTTATTGGTTCCACGCCAGTGCCAGAGCCCATGCCAATTGCTCGGGTTCGACGTGCCGGCAGGCACCACGGTGATCGTGAACGCGTGGGCGATCGGCAGGGACTCGGCTCACTGGGACGAACCCGACAAATTTGTGCCAGAAAGATTTGAGCAGAGCACGAGGGACTTCAAGGGGACAGACTTCGAGTTCATACCGTTCGGTGCCGGCCGGCGAATCTGCCCCGGAATGACGTTCGGACTGGCCCATATAGAGCTTGCTCTTGCAGCGTTGCTGTTCCACTTCGACTGGATTTTGCCAGGCGAGATAGCAGCAGAGGAGCTGGACATGACAGAGGTGTCCGGGCTCGCAACGCGGCGGCGGCATGACCTTTTGGTGGCAGCAGTCCCTCGTGTCCCTTTGCCCGCAAAGTAA
- the LOC133922516 gene encoding cyclase-like protein 1 isoform X1, translating into MPAAQLPFLLALLLVASREALPAASAGDAHPGYADEGSCGLDGGLSAAAPRRLEESDGGRRILDITHAYRPDLPAFAPGAVTGPVVRLKESMENGSAYNLSELKMECHMGTHVDAPGHINQGHFAAGLDVDTLDLEVLNGPALLVDVPRDTNITAQAMASLNIPKGVSRVLFRTLNTDRKLMWKKEGDLSYVGFTEDGAQWLVDNTDIKLVGVDYLSVAAFDHLISAHVVFFKNPDIIPVEGLKLDDVKAGIYMLHCLPLRLVGAEGSPIRCILIK; encoded by the exons ATGCCCGCCGCCCAGCTACCcttcctcctcgcgctcctcctcgtcgcctcgCGGGAGGCTCTACCCGCGGCGTCGGCCGGCGACGCGCATCCGGGGTACGCCGATGAGGGCTCCTGCGGGCTCGACGGCGGCCTCAGCGCGGCGGCCCCGCGGCGGCTGGAGGAGAGCGATGGCGGGCGGCGCATCCTGGACATCACGCACGCGTACCGGCCGGACCTGCCGGCGTTCGCGCCGGGGGCTGTGACGGGGCCCGTGGTGCGGCTCAAGGAGTCGATGGAGAACGGGTCGGCGTACAACCTGTCGGAGCTCAAGATGGAGTGCCACATGGGCACCCACGTCGATGCGCCGGGCCACATCAACCAGGGCCACTTCGCCGCCGGCCTCGACGTCGACACGCTCGACCTCGAAGTCCTCAACG GACCTGCGTTACTGGTTGATGTTCCGAGAGACACAAATATAACAG CTCAAGCAATGGCATCCCTAAATATCCCAAAAGGAGTTAGTCGGGTTCTATTCAGGACACTGAACACCGACAG GAAGCTGATGTGGAAGAAGGAAGGTGACCTAAGTTATGTTGGATTTACAGAGGATGGTGCACAGTGGTTAGTTGACAACACTGACATCAAGCTAGTTG GGGTTGACTATCTCTCAGTTGCAGCATTTGATCACTTAATCTCTGCCCATGTGGTCTTTTTCAAAAACCCG GACATAATTCCAGTGGAAGGTCTGAAACTAGACGATGTAAAGGCTGGAATATACATGTTGCATTGCTTACCTCTCAGACTGGTTGGAGCAGAGGGTTCGCCAATCAGGTGCATCCTCATCAAGTGA
- the LOC133922516 gene encoding cyclase-like protein 1 isoform X2, which yields MPAAQLPFLLALLLVASREALPAASAGDAHPGYADEGSCGLDGGLSAAAPRRLEESDGGRRILDITHAYRPDLPAFAPGAVTGPVVRLKESMENGSAYNLSELKMECHMGTHVDAPGHINQGHFAAGLDVDTLDLEVLNGPALLVDVPRDTNITAQAMASLNIPKGVSRVLFRTLNTDRKLMWKKEGDLSYVGFTEDGAQWLVDNTDIKLVGVDYLSVAAFDHLISAHVVFFKNPDIIPVEGLKLDDVKAGIYMLHCLPLRLVGAEGSPIRCILIK from the exons ATGCCCGCCGCCCAGCTACCcttcctcctcgcgctcctcctcgtcgcctcgCGGGAGGCTCTACCCGCGGCGTCGGCCGGCGACGCGCATCCGGGGTACGCCGATGAGGGCTCCTGCGGGCTCGACGGCGGCCTCAGCGCGGCGGCCCCGCGGCGGCTGGAGGAGAGCGATGGCGGGCGGCGCATCCTGGACATCACGCACGCGTACCGGCCGGACCTGCCGGCGTTCGCGCCGGGGGCTGTGACGGGGCCCGTGGTGCGGCTCAAGGAGTCGATGGAGAACGGGTCGGCGTACAACCTGTCGGAGCTCAAGATGGAGTGCCACATGGGCACCCACGTCGATGCGCCGGGCCACATCAACCAGGGCCACTTCGCCGCCGGCCTCGACGTCGACACGCTCGACCTCGAAGTCCTCAACG GACCTGCGTTACTGGTTGATGTTCCGAGAGACACAAATATAACAG CTCAAGCAATGGCATCCCTAAATATCCCAAAAGGAGTTAGTCGGGTTCTATTCAGGACACTGAACACCGACAG GAAGCTGATGTGGAAGAAGGAAGGTGACCTAAGTTATGTTGGATTTACAGAGGATGGTGCACAGTGGTTAGTTGACAACACTGACATCAAGCTAGTTG GGGTTGACTATCTCTCAGTTGCAGCATTTGATCACTTAATCTCTGCCCATGTGGTCTTTTTCAAAAACCCG GACATAATCCCAGTCGAAGGTCTGAAACTAGACGATGTAAAGGCTGGAATATACATGTTGCATTGTTTACCTCTCAGACTGGTTGGAGCAGAGGGTTCACCAATCAGGTGTATCCTTATCAAGTGA